The proteins below are encoded in one region of Paenacidovorax monticola:
- a CDS encoding potassium transporter Kup, producing the protein MPSTAPPVTEGTPFHSQGTHPQGLAALTLGAIGVVFGDIGTSPLYTVKEIFAPATGVPLDAHNLIGAVSVIFWALMLVVTLKYVVLILRADNRGEGGGLALTALAASATQGRPRLRHGLLLLGVFGATLFYGDSVITPAISVLSAMEGLELVTPVLKPYVVPATVAVLVGLFVMQRFGTGVVGRLFGPIIVLWFATLGIVGALHIVRQPAILAALNPLRALDFLAARGWHLFAAVGAIVLALTGAEALYADMGHFGRRPIQLAWSVIVLPALALNYMGQGALLMGAPAAIENPFYRLFPDAWVLPVLVLATLAAIIASQAVISGTYSMTKQAIQLGFMPRMAVKYTSAREAGQIYIPSMNWALLAGVIAAVLGFGSSSALAAAYGIAVTLTMFITTVLTYFVVREGWRLPAPVAIGATAFFLAIDALLVAGCAVKFLDGGWFPLTLGLALFLLMSTWARGRTLLVQSIRKEGLELAPFIESLQPQTLQRAERTAVYLVTDPTTVPPALLHNLKHNQVLHMRNIVLTVVFREVPWVPMDERVSVQALGHGFWQITLYFGFMNTPDVPKALLLTEPQGLRLDPFETSFFLSRETVVPSSGGAMARWRERLFAAMSRNAGSVVEFFKLPSNAVVELGARVQI; encoded by the coding sequence ATGCCCTCCACAGCCCCTCCGGTCACAGAAGGAACACCCTTCCACTCACAAGGAACGCACCCTCAGGGGCTCGCCGCGCTGACGCTGGGGGCCATCGGCGTCGTCTTCGGCGACATCGGCACCAGCCCCCTGTACACCGTGAAGGAGATCTTCGCGCCGGCCACCGGGGTGCCCCTGGACGCGCACAACCTCATCGGCGCGGTGTCCGTGATCTTCTGGGCCCTGATGCTGGTGGTCACACTCAAGTACGTGGTGCTGATCCTGCGCGCCGACAACCGTGGCGAGGGCGGCGGCCTCGCGCTCACGGCGCTGGCGGCCAGCGCCACGCAGGGCCGCCCTCGCCTGCGCCATGGCCTGCTGCTGCTCGGCGTGTTCGGCGCCACGCTGTTCTATGGCGACAGCGTCATCACGCCGGCGATCTCGGTGCTCAGCGCCATGGAGGGGCTGGAGCTGGTCACGCCCGTGCTCAAGCCCTACGTCGTGCCCGCCACGGTGGCCGTCCTCGTGGGGCTGTTCGTCATGCAGCGCTTCGGCACGGGCGTGGTGGGCCGGCTCTTCGGTCCCATCATCGTGCTGTGGTTCGCCACGCTGGGCATCGTGGGCGCGCTGCACATCGTGCGGCAGCCGGCCATCCTGGCGGCACTGAACCCGCTGCGCGCGCTGGACTTCCTGGCCGCGCGCGGATGGCACCTGTTCGCGGCCGTGGGGGCCATCGTGCTGGCCCTCACGGGAGCCGAGGCGCTGTACGCCGATATGGGGCACTTCGGCCGGCGCCCCATCCAGCTGGCGTGGAGCGTGATCGTGCTGCCCGCGCTGGCCCTCAACTACATGGGCCAGGGCGCCCTGCTCATGGGCGCCCCTGCCGCCATCGAGAACCCGTTCTACCGCCTGTTCCCCGATGCCTGGGTGCTGCCCGTGCTGGTGCTGGCGACGCTGGCGGCCATCATCGCGTCGCAGGCGGTGATCTCGGGCACCTACTCGATGACCAAGCAGGCCATCCAGCTCGGCTTCATGCCGCGCATGGCCGTCAAGTACACCTCGGCCCGCGAGGCAGGCCAGATCTACATCCCCTCCATGAACTGGGCACTGCTGGCGGGCGTGATCGCGGCGGTGCTCGGGTTCGGCAGTTCGTCCGCGCTCGCAGCCGCCTATGGCATCGCCGTGACGCTCACGATGTTCATCACCACGGTGCTGACCTACTTCGTCGTGCGCGAGGGCTGGCGCCTGCCAGCGCCCGTGGCCATCGGCGCCACGGCGTTCTTCCTTGCCATCGACGCGCTGCTGGTCGCGGGCTGCGCCGTCAAGTTCCTCGACGGAGGCTGGTTCCCCCTCACGCTGGGCCTGGCCCTGTTCTTGCTTATGAGTACCTGGGCACGCGGACGCACCCTGCTGGTGCAGAGCATCCGCAAGGAAGGGCTCGAACTGGCACCGTTCATCGAGAGCCTGCAGCCGCAGACCCTGCAGCGGGCCGAACGCACCGCCGTGTACCTGGTGACCGACCCTACCACCGTGCCGCCCGCGCTGCTGCACAACCTGAAGCACAACCAGGTGTTGCACATGCGCAACATTGTGCTCACGGTGGTGTTCCGCGAGGTGCCCTGGGTGCCGATGGACGAGCGCGTGAGCGTGCAGGCGCTGGGCCATGGTTTCTGGCAAATCACCTTGTACTTTGGTTTCATGAATACGCCCGACGTCCCCAAGGCGTTGCTCCTCACGGAGCCCCAGGGACTGCGTCTGGACCCGTTCGAGACCTCGTTCTTCCTGAGCCGCGAGACCGTGGTGCCATCGTCCGGCGGCGCCATGGCGCGCTGGCGCGAGCGGCTTTTCGCGGCCATGAGCCGCAACGCGGGCAGCGTGGTCGAGTTCTTCAAACTCCCCAGCAACGCTGTGGTGGAACTGGGTGCACGCGTACAGATTTGA
- a CDS encoding MgtC/SapB family protein, translating into MQALQQFSAPALLNTLVSLATAFALGGVIGFERQVRQRTAGLRTNTLVAVGAAIFVALGNRLFEIHGGTQGAVHVVAYVVSGIGFLGAGAIMKEGANVTGLNTAATLWGSGAVGACAGAGLIGEAVLAALFVLASNTLLRPVVNRINRRPVNEEASEATYTVYVICRRDAQADARESVLGLLEAASYPVREIDQHAFGPQDAEIEATLYATAVNGEELDKVMQQIEALPGVTQAFWNTSTDE; encoded by the coding sequence ATGCAAGCCCTGCAACAATTCAGCGCCCCGGCCTTGCTCAACACGCTGGTGAGCCTGGCCACGGCCTTTGCCCTGGGCGGCGTGATCGGCTTCGAGCGCCAGGTGCGCCAGCGCACGGCGGGGTTGCGCACCAATACGCTCGTGGCCGTGGGGGCGGCCATCTTCGTGGCGCTGGGCAACCGGCTCTTCGAGATCCACGGCGGCACGCAGGGCGCGGTGCATGTGGTGGCCTACGTGGTCTCGGGCATCGGCTTCCTGGGCGCGGGCGCGATCATGAAGGAGGGTGCCAACGTGACCGGCCTCAACACCGCCGCCACGCTGTGGGGTTCGGGCGCCGTGGGGGCCTGTGCGGGGGCGGGGCTGATCGGCGAGGCCGTGCTTGCGGCGCTGTTCGTGCTTGCCAGCAACACCCTGCTGCGCCCGGTGGTCAACCGCATCAACCGCCGCCCCGTCAACGAAGAGGCCAGCGAGGCGACCTACACGGTCTACGTGATCTGCCGTCGTGACGCGCAGGCCGATGCGCGCGAGTCCGTGCTCGGACTGCTCGAGGCCGCGAGCTATCCGGTGCGCGAGATCGACCAGCATGCCTTCGGCCCGCAGGACGCGGAGATCGAAGCCACGCTCTACGCCACGGCCGTGAACGGCGAGGAACTCGACAAGGTGATGCAGCAGATCGAGGCGCTGCCCGGCGTGACGCAGGCGTTCTGGAACACCAGTACGGACGAGTAG
- a CDS encoding CysB family HTH-type transcriptional regulator — MNFQQLRSVREAVRCGFNLTEVAAMLYTSQPGVSRQIRELEDELGVQIFVRAGKRLTGLTQPGESILPIVDRLLLESENLRRAGKDFSASQQGRLTVAATHSQARYALPPVVRDFRAMFPQVTLHLHQGSPKQVAEMLLTGEADIGVATEALAQHDALVTLPCYRWTHSVVLPQGHPLLDIEGPLTLQQLARYPIITYEVGFTGRSHIDEAFEREGLQPDIVLSAMDADVIKTYVELGMGVGIIASIALDPERDRHLGSLDARHLFDFNVTRLAIRRGSWLRGYVYSFIETFVPTLTRQAVEAALQEPAARDAVL, encoded by the coding sequence ATGAACTTCCAGCAACTGCGTTCCGTGCGCGAGGCCGTGCGCTGCGGCTTCAACCTCACCGAGGTGGCGGCCATGCTCTACACCTCGCAGCCCGGCGTGAGCCGCCAGATCCGCGAGCTGGAGGACGAACTGGGCGTGCAGATCTTCGTGCGCGCGGGCAAGCGCCTCACGGGCCTCACGCAGCCCGGCGAGTCCATCCTGCCCATCGTCGACCGGCTGCTGCTCGAATCGGAAAATCTGCGCCGCGCGGGCAAGGACTTCAGCGCCTCGCAGCAGGGCCGGCTCACGGTGGCGGCCACGCACTCGCAGGCGCGCTACGCGCTGCCGCCCGTGGTGCGCGACTTCCGCGCCATGTTCCCGCAGGTCACGCTGCATCTGCACCAGGGCTCGCCCAAGCAGGTGGCCGAAATGCTGCTCACGGGCGAGGCCGACATCGGCGTGGCCACCGAGGCGCTCGCGCAGCACGACGCGCTCGTCACCCTGCCGTGCTACCGCTGGACGCACAGCGTGGTGCTGCCGCAAGGGCACCCGCTGCTCGACATCGAGGGGCCGCTCACGCTGCAGCAGCTCGCGCGCTACCCCATCATCACCTACGAGGTGGGCTTCACCGGGCGCTCGCATATCGACGAGGCCTTCGAGCGCGAGGGGCTGCAGCCCGACATCGTACTCAGCGCCATGGACGCCGACGTGATCAAGACCTATGTGGAACTCGGCATGGGGGTGGGCATCATTGCCTCGATCGCGCTCGACCCCGAGCGCGACCGCCACCTGGGATCGCTTGACGCGCGCCACCTGTTCGACTTCAACGTCACGCGCCTGGCGATCCGGCGCGGCAGCTGGCTGCGCGGCTACGTCTACAGCTTCATCGAGACCTTCGTGCCCACGCTCACGCGCCAGGCCGTGGAGGCCGCGCTGCAGGAGCCGGCCGCCCGCGACGCGGTGCTGTGA
- a CDS encoding acyl-CoA dehydrogenase family protein, protein MNAATLAAPVPRDAALSSQAPRSREAILAGLPALAAAIAQGAAEREARRELPFDAFARVRASGLGALRIAREQGGPGGSVEDVIGAVATLAAADSNVAHALRSHFNTTELLRLGPATAQNRRQIQQVLDGALFGGAFTELGTARAGISTSTLTREGAHYRLNGRKYYATGTAYADYAGVYAVDEDGAGLVAVVPVDREGVRVLDDWDGMGQRLTASGGLELDNVQVFADEVAPAARDQVPGRHASALRQLILVATAAGIVRNIASDAVHYVREHARPAMHSPADTAREDPFVQSVVGELAATSHAIDALVAENARVLDQGAQAILRGAADAQAAVLQGALATAKTQLVVSRLALAAAERLFEVGGASATARRHNLDRHWRNLRTIFSHNPLLHKARVVGDYELNGTTRHLEEGRVF, encoded by the coding sequence ATGAACGCAGCCACCCTTGCCGCCCCCGTGCCGCGCGACGCGGCCCTCTCTTCCCAGGCCCCGCGCAGCCGCGAGGCCATCCTCGCGGGCCTGCCCGCGCTCGCCGCTGCCATCGCCCAGGGTGCGGCCGAGCGCGAGGCGCGGCGCGAGCTGCCCTTCGACGCCTTCGCCCGCGTGCGCGCTTCGGGCCTGGGCGCGCTGCGCATAGCGCGCGAACAGGGCGGGCCGGGCGGCTCGGTCGAGGACGTCATCGGTGCCGTCGCCACGCTGGCGGCGGCGGACTCCAACGTGGCGCACGCGCTGCGCTCGCACTTCAACACCACCGAGCTGCTGCGCCTGGGCCCCGCGACGGCGCAAAACCGGCGGCAGATCCAGCAGGTGCTGGATGGTGCGCTGTTCGGCGGCGCGTTCACCGAGCTGGGCACGGCGCGCGCGGGCATCAGCACCTCCACGCTCACGCGCGAGGGCGCGCACTACCGGCTCAACGGCCGCAAGTACTACGCCACGGGCACGGCCTATGCCGACTACGCGGGCGTGTACGCGGTGGACGAGGACGGCGCGGGCCTGGTCGCCGTGGTGCCCGTGGACCGCGAGGGCGTGCGCGTGCTCGACGACTGGGACGGCATGGGCCAGCGCCTCACGGCCAGCGGCGGGCTGGAGCTAGACAACGTGCAGGTCTTCGCCGACGAGGTTGCGCCCGCGGCGCGCGACCAGGTGCCGGGGCGCCACGCCTCGGCGCTGCGCCAGCTCATCCTCGTGGCCACGGCTGCGGGCATCGTGCGCAACATTGCCTCGGACGCGGTGCACTACGTGCGCGAACACGCACGCCCTGCCATGCACAGCCCCGCCGACACGGCGCGCGAGGACCCTTTCGTGCAGTCCGTGGTGGGCGAGCTCGCGGCCACGAGCCACGCCATCGACGCGCTCGTGGCCGAGAACGCGCGCGTGCTCGACCAGGGCGCGCAGGCCATCCTGCGCGGCGCAGCCGACGCGCAGGCCGCCGTGCTGCAGGGCGCGCTGGCCACGGCCAAGACGCAGCTCGTCGTGAGCCGCCTCGCGCTCGCGGCGGCCGAGCGGCTGTTCGAAGTGGGCGGTGCGTCGGCCACGGCGCGGCGCCACAACCTGGACCGCCACTGGCGCAACCTGCGCACGATCTTCAGCCACAACCCGCTGCTGCACAAGGCGCGTGTGGTGGGCGACTACGAGCTCAACGGCACGACGCGGCACCTCGAAGAGGGCCGCGTGTTCTGA
- a CDS encoding aldo/keto reductase translates to MSYRYLGRSGLKVSRLALGTMMFGGPTDEATAHGIIARARSQGINFIDTADVYQKGVTEEVVGRGIRAHRDDWVLATKFGNPLGEGPNRRGTSRKWIIESVEASLRRLGTDYIDLLYFHRADFDAPLGEAVRAIGDLVRAGKLRYFGVSNFRGWRIAEVAHLADAEGIDRPIASQPLYNLVNRTAEAEQLPAAAAYGLGVVSYSPLARGVLTAKYPSCGEPEAGSRAARKDKRMLETEWRIESIEIAEEIRRHVAERGITTTDFAVAWVLNNRLITSAIAGPRTPEQWEGYVKALEYRFTAEDEALVDRLVAAGHPSTPGFTDPGHPVEGRIPFTSAA, encoded by the coding sequence ATGAGCTACCGTTACCTGGGCCGCAGCGGCCTGAAAGTCTCCCGCCTCGCGCTGGGCACCATGATGTTCGGCGGGCCCACCGACGAGGCCACGGCCCACGGCATCATCGCGCGTGCGCGCAGCCAGGGCATCAACTTCATCGATACGGCCGACGTGTACCAGAAGGGCGTGACCGAGGAGGTCGTGGGCCGCGGCATCCGCGCGCACCGCGACGACTGGGTGCTGGCCACCAAGTTCGGCAACCCGCTGGGCGAGGGCCCCAACCGGCGCGGCACCTCGCGCAAGTGGATCATCGAATCGGTCGAGGCCAGCCTGCGCCGCCTGGGCACGGACTACATCGACCTGCTGTACTTCCACCGCGCGGACTTCGACGCGCCGCTGGGCGAGGCCGTGCGCGCCATCGGCGACCTGGTCCGCGCGGGCAAGCTGCGCTACTTCGGCGTGTCCAACTTCCGCGGCTGGCGCATCGCCGAGGTCGCGCACCTGGCCGATGCCGAAGGCATCGACCGCCCCATCGCGAGCCAGCCGCTCTACAACCTGGTGAACCGCACGGCCGAAGCCGAGCAGTTGCCCGCCGCGGCCGCCTACGGCCTGGGCGTGGTGTCGTACAGCCCGCTTGCGCGCGGCGTGCTCACGGCCAAGTACCCGAGCTGCGGCGAGCCCGAGGCCGGTTCGCGCGCGGCGCGCAAGGACAAGCGCATGCTGGAGACCGAGTGGCGCATCGAGTCCATCGAGATCGCCGAGGAGATCCGCCGCCACGTCGCCGAACGCGGCATCACCACCACCGACTTCGCCGTGGCCTGGGTGCTCAACAACCGGCTCATCACCTCGGCCATCGCGGGGCCACGCACGCCCGAGCAGTGGGAAGGCTACGTGAAGGCGCTCGAATACCGCTTCACGGCCGAGGACGAGGCCCTGGTCGACCGCCTCGTCGCCGCGGGCCACCCGTCCACGCCGGGCTTCACCGACCCGGGCCATCCCGTCGAGGGCCGGATTCCCTTCACCAGCGCCGCCTGA
- a CDS encoding ABC transporter ATP-binding protein, which yields MSTPLLSVSDLKTHFRLPKGVLRAVDGVSLTVERGETVGLVGESGCGKSTLGRTLLRLEEPTAGRIEIDGTDIAPLRPAALRPFRRRLQMVFQDPFASLNPRHTIGEILGTPLAVHGLGTGAERQRQVQQIIDQVGLPRAALQRYPHEFSGGQRQRIGIARALILRPELIVCDEPVSALDLSIQAQILNLLSAMKAERGLAYLFISHDLSVVQYFADRVIVMYLGRVVESADRRSLWARPRHPYTRALMDAVPDPARRRQAAPLTGDLPSPQNLPTGCRFHPRCPRASALCTAQEPALQAAADGHLVACHHPEPAPHTAPIAFHPERK from the coding sequence ATGTCCACACCGCTGCTGTCCGTCTCTGACCTGAAAACCCACTTCCGCCTGCCCAAGGGCGTGCTGCGTGCCGTGGACGGCGTCTCGCTTACCGTGGAGCGCGGCGAAACCGTGGGCCTGGTGGGCGAATCGGGTTGCGGCAAGTCCACGCTGGGCCGCACGCTGCTGCGGCTGGAGGAGCCCACGGCCGGCCGCATCGAGATCGACGGCACCGACATCGCGCCGCTGCGCCCGGCCGCACTGCGTCCCTTCCGGCGGCGGCTGCAGATGGTGTTCCAGGACCCGTTCGCCTCGCTCAATCCGCGCCACACCATCGGCGAGATCCTCGGCACGCCGCTGGCCGTGCACGGCCTGGGCACGGGCGCCGAGCGCCAGCGGCAGGTGCAGCAGATCATCGACCAGGTGGGCCTGCCGCGCGCGGCGCTGCAGCGCTACCCGCATGAGTTCTCGGGCGGACAGCGCCAGCGCATCGGCATCGCGCGCGCGCTCATCCTGCGGCCCGAGCTCATCGTGTGCGACGAGCCCGTGTCGGCGCTGGACCTTTCCATCCAGGCGCAGATCCTGAACCTGCTGTCGGCCATGAAGGCCGAGCGCGGCCTGGCCTATTTGTTCATCTCGCACGACCTGTCGGTGGTGCAGTACTTTGCCGACCGCGTGATCGTGATGTACCTGGGCCGCGTGGTCGAGAGTGCCGACCGGCGCAGCCTCTGGGCCCGGCCGCGCCACCCCTACACGCGCGCGCTCATGGACGCCGTGCCCGACCCCGCGCGGCGGCGCCAGGCCGCGCCGCTCACGGGCGACCTGCCGAGTCCGCAGAACCTGCCCACGGGCTGCCGCTTCCACCCGCGCTGCCCCCGGGCCAGCGCGCTGTGCACCGCGCAGGAGCCCGCGCTGCAGGCCGCCGCCGACGGGCACCTCGTGGCCTGCCACCACCCCGAGCCCGCGCCGCACACCGCCCCCATTGCCTTCCATCCCGAGAGAAAGTGA
- a CDS encoding ABC transporter ATP-binding protein produces the protein MTDTTSPLLDVRDLTVRFPQIEPVRGLSFSVQAGETVAIVGESGSGKSLTALALMRLLPRGARIASGQAWFAGQDLLQLPDRALRRLRGREIAMVFQEPMTSLNPVRTIGWQIAEVLRQHEGLSARAAHARAIELLDVVRIPDPQRRVHDYPHHLSGGMRQRVMIAIAIACRPRLLIADEPTTALDVTIQAQVLDLLDRLRRELSMGVVLITHDLGIVAQWADRVVVMYAGREVEQALPGPLFEQPLHPYTRGLLAASPRLDQGHHYRDGPLAEIPGSITSALGQAGCAFAPRCTLARAECRSTVPPLLNAGADRRVACPVTHAPAAPLNPLAFAPATDVHTAAVRL, from the coding sequence ATGACCGACACGACCTCACCCCTGCTCGACGTGCGCGACCTCACGGTGCGCTTTCCGCAGATCGAACCCGTGCGCGGCCTGAGCTTCTCGGTCCAGGCCGGCGAGACCGTCGCCATCGTGGGCGAATCGGGCTCGGGCAAGTCGCTCACGGCGCTCGCGCTCATGCGCCTGCTGCCGCGCGGCGCGCGCATCGCCTCGGGCCAGGCCTGGTTCGCCGGGCAGGACCTGCTGCAATTGCCCGACCGCGCCCTGCGCCGCCTGCGCGGGCGCGAGATCGCCATGGTGTTCCAGGAACCCATGACCAGCCTGAACCCCGTGCGCACCATCGGCTGGCAGATCGCCGAGGTGCTGCGCCAGCACGAGGGGCTGTCGGCGCGCGCGGCGCATGCGCGCGCCATCGAGCTGCTCGACGTGGTGCGCATCCCCGACCCGCAGCGCCGCGTTCACGATTACCCGCACCACCTCTCGGGCGGCATGCGCCAGCGCGTGATGATCGCCATCGCGATCGCCTGCCGGCCGCGCCTGCTGATCGCCGACGAGCCCACGACGGCGCTCGACGTGACCATCCAGGCCCAGGTGCTGGACCTGCTCGACCGCCTGCGGCGCGAACTGTCCATGGGCGTGGTGCTGATCACGCACGACCTGGGCATCGTCGCACAGTGGGCCGACCGCGTGGTCGTGATGTACGCGGGCCGCGAGGTCGAGCAGGCCCTGCCTGGCCCGCTGTTCGAGCAGCCTCTGCACCCCTACACGCGCGGGCTGCTCGCGGCCTCGCCGCGCCTCGATCAGGGCCACCACTACCGGGACGGGCCGCTCGCCGAAATCCCCGGAAGCATCACCTCGGCGCTGGGGCAGGCGGGCTGCGCCTTCGCGCCGCGCTGCACGCTCGCGCGCGCCGAGTGCCGCAGCACCGTGCCGCCGCTGCTGAACGCGGGGGCAGACCGCCGCGTGGCCTGCCCCGTCACCCACGCTCCCGCCGCTCCCCTGAACCCCCTTGCCTTCGCGCCCGCCACCGATGTCCACACCGCTGCTGTCCGTCTCTGA
- a CDS encoding ABC transporter permease has translation MATAAPAGAAPGGEPAPWPNVHAPDAARATSADVAQALPASGRRALRVFLRNPTAMVGCAFLVAITLIALAAPWLYPGDPLDMVAQPFVWPGQGAEYLLGTDSMGRDVAAGIAHGARVSLLVGVSATLIGLTLGIAVGAVSGYFGGWVDDALQRLVVLFQTIPSFILLVVLVSIAQPSIRTIVLAIGLVTWPTVARLVRAEFRSLRQKDFVLAARSLGYGSARIIAREILPNALPPIIVTSSVMVASAILMESALSFMGMGDPNVISWGSMIGAGRELLRTAWYLTAAPGLAIVFAVLAFNLIGDGLNDALNPRFTQER, from the coding sequence GTGGCTACGGCGGCTCCCGCCGGTGCCGCGCCCGGCGGCGAACCCGCCCCCTGGCCCAACGTGCACGCGCCCGACGCGGCGCGTGCCACCAGCGCCGACGTGGCCCAGGCCTTGCCCGCCAGCGGGCGCCGCGCGCTGCGCGTGTTCCTGCGCAACCCCACGGCCATGGTGGGCTGCGCCTTCCTCGTCGCGATCACGCTGATCGCGCTCGCCGCGCCCTGGCTCTACCCGGGCGACCCGCTCGACATGGTGGCCCAGCCCTTCGTGTGGCCCGGCCAGGGCGCCGAGTACCTGCTGGGTACCGACTCCATGGGCCGCGACGTGGCCGCGGGCATTGCCCACGGCGCGCGCGTGTCGCTGCTCGTGGGCGTGTCGGCCACGCTCATCGGTCTGACGCTGGGCATCGCCGTGGGCGCCGTTTCGGGCTACTTCGGCGGCTGGGTGGACGACGCGCTGCAGCGCCTCGTGGTGCTGTTCCAGACCATTCCCAGCTTCATCCTGCTCGTGGTACTGGTGTCGATCGCGCAGCCCTCGATCCGCACCATCGTGCTGGCCATCGGCCTCGTGACCTGGCCCACGGTGGCGCGGCTGGTGCGCGCCGAGTTCCGCTCGCTGCGGCAGAAGGACTTCGTGCTCGCCGCGCGCAGCCTGGGCTATGGGAGCGCACGCATCATCGCGCGCGAGATCCTGCCCAACGCGCTGCCGCCCATCATCGTGACCTCGTCGGTCATGGTGGCCTCGGCCATCCTCATGGAGTCGGCCCTGTCCTTCATGGGCATGGGCGACCCCAATGTCATCAGCTGGGGCAGCATGATCGGCGCGGGCCGCGAGCTGCTGCGCACGGCCTGGTACCTCACGGCCGCGCCAGGCCTGGCCATCGTGTTCGCGGTGCTGGCCTTCAACCTGATCGGCGACGGCCTCAACGATGCGCTGAACCCGCGCTTCACGCAGGAGCGATGA
- a CDS encoding ABC transporter permease, with protein sequence MSALSRLGRTLRHTVVLAIPTVIGIVVLNFLLLQLTPGDAADVLAGEAGAATAETMAALRSRFGLDLPVLQQLQAYLGHLSQFSLGFSPRYNMPVLALIGQRLPSTLALMGLALTIALALGIALGAVMASFAGRLPDRLLSVLALLFYSVPGFWVGLMLIVVFSVHLGWLPSGGAGRIGSDLTGLAAWLDQLRYMVLPATSLALFFVAIYARLTRAAMLEVQSQDFVRTAAAKGIAPWRVTVQHVLRNALLPVTTMAGMHLGGLLGGAVVVETVYSWPGLGRLAFEAVLSRDFNVLMGVLFLSSLLVILANMLVDLLHAWLDPRIEVH encoded by the coding sequence ATGAGTGCCTTGTCTCGACTCGGGCGAACGCTGCGGCATACCGTGGTGCTCGCCATTCCCACGGTGATCGGCATCGTGGTCCTCAACTTCCTGCTATTGCAGCTCACGCCCGGCGACGCAGCCGACGTGCTCGCGGGCGAGGCCGGCGCGGCCACGGCCGAGACCATGGCCGCGCTGCGCTCGCGCTTCGGGCTGGACCTGCCTGTGCTGCAGCAGCTGCAGGCCTACCTGGGCCACCTCTCGCAGTTCAGCCTGGGCTTCTCGCCGCGCTACAACATGCCCGTGTTGGCGCTGATCGGCCAGCGCCTGCCCAGCACGCTCGCGCTCATGGGTCTGGCGCTCACGATCGCGCTGGCGCTGGGCATCGCGCTCGGCGCAGTGATGGCGAGCTTCGCGGGGCGCCTGCCCGACCGGCTGCTGTCGGTGCTCGCGCTGCTGTTCTATTCGGTACCGGGCTTCTGGGTGGGGCTCATGCTCATCGTGGTGTTCTCGGTGCACCTGGGCTGGCTGCCCAGCGGCGGCGCGGGCCGCATCGGCTCGGACCTCACGGGCCTTGCCGCCTGGCTCGACCAGCTGCGCTACATGGTGCTTCCGGCCACCTCGCTCGCTCTATTTTTTGTAGCTATCTACGCCCGCCTGACGCGCGCCGCGATGCTCGAAGTGCAGTCGCAGGACTTCGTGCGCACGGCGGCGGCCAAGGGCATCGCACCCTGGCGCGTGACGGTGCAGCACGTGCTGCGCAACGCCCTGCTGCCCGTGACCACCATGGCCGGCATGCACCTGGGCGGCCTGCTCGGCGGCGCCGTGGTGGTCGAGACCGTGTACAGCTGGCCGGGCCTGGGCCGGCTGGCGTTCGAGGCCGTCCTCAGCCGCGACTTCAACGTGCTGATGGGCGTGTTGTTCCTTTCATCGCTGCTGGTCATCCTGGCCAACATGCTCGTCGACCTGCTGCATGCCTGGCTCGACCCCCGTATCGAGGTGCACTGA